A window of Solanum stenotomum isolate F172 chromosome 9, ASM1918654v1, whole genome shotgun sequence genomic DNA:
TGATATATACAAGAGGGAGAGAGGTGGAAGCATAGTATATGCACGCATGAATACAACAAATACATTCACATGATTCCTAAAAAATAGGTAAACACAAAGAgggtaaaaatacaaaatacataaaGAAAGGGaggtgaaaatataaaatacaataaagaaGAGaggtaaaaatacaaaatacatagaggattgataaaaatataaagagggAGATAgggaaaaatacaaaatacaatgagGGAGATAAAGGGAGGTGGGTTGTGGCTCCAGCAGGGTAGCCTCCATGAATCTCATGACTGCAGCCAAGTCATCCACCGAGCAACCGCCATTGATCGGTGGCTCACCATAATCATTTTACACTCTACTTAGCTCATTTTCCTCCACTTCTTCCCTTTAGAGCCAACCATCTTCACCCGGAGAGAGGATTTAAAAGGGGGCATCTATGTCAATCTCCAAGTGGGTACCCCAACTCGCCCGCATAGTGTCGACACCATACCCGGGAGAAAAAGGATTTTTTTGTTGCTCTAATAGAAGTCCGTTCACTCCGACTCGTTAATGCCTCATATGGTGTAAGATACCACCAAAGATCGAGGGTAGGTCACATCACTGAGGTTTTCCAATGGATGGATCCTCCAAGACACCGAGTTCATCCACCTCCTAGCATAGAAAATATGAAGTAAGTGCTAGTAATGCCCTCAGTACTGAAATCGACTAGTGAACTCTTCCTCGATCAGTGTGTCCCTCAACCACTTCATGAGCATCTATTCTCCCTCTTTTCCATTTAAAGACACTTGATCCTCCTAGTGCGCcaaactaaaagtaaaaaaaaataattggaaattgaaataaattactCCACTATTATACAATTTGAGCGGAAGATGGAATCGTTTTTACCAGTATTCTTGGGCGAAAAAAGACTCACCTACATAGATCACACCAACTAATTAACTTGTAATTCCATCAAACACCTAATATCAGTGATGATAAAAGACAATCTAAAACAGCTACAATGCTAATTAGCCCCAGATTGTATTTGagactttgaaaggtaaaagTACTTGCAAAACAAATCAACGCAATTTAAATACAtcttcacattttaaatgataATATAAAGAACATAAGCTGAATTACAGGTACATCATCAACATATCcaacacaaattaaaatatgaattacAGCCATTTACaaagatcataaaaaaaattagatcttGATTACCAAAAAGTGACGGaataaagatgaagaaaatacaaaaagaaagtaagtACTATAGGACTGTTGTTCCTGCACAAACCAGTAAGCTGTAGGCGCACCCCTCCACTCCCACTTCTAATAAGATATAAGATGCATCCACCCTAAGCTATGAATGGTTGAAACAAGACATGCAGATCCTTTCAAAACTAAGCCTGATTGGATTGCTTTTCGTTTATTACTTTTAAGCCAAAAGTCATAAGAAATTCTGACTTATggcttttcattatttttagcATTTTAGCTTAAACCAAGTGCTTAtgctatgttgcttggactctccaAAATTCTTGCCGCACCCGTGTCAGATTCAACAAAATGCACTAAGAAGAAAAAAGCCCTATGCCCCCTGATCATGCCTCGAAGAAGGCAATTCACGAGGAAAGTGGATATCTCCTTAGTATCTGACACGTacatgttgacatttttgaagagtccgtgCAACCTAGCTTATAAGCACTTCTTAAATTTACTTGAGAAGTACTTGAGAGCTAGCTTAAGAGccttaaaataaatcaatataaacaGGTCCTAAAACAAAGTAACAGTCAGACCAACAATCTACTGTTTTAGGTAAATGGCTTCATCAAATTCTTTCAGGGATCTCGCTCAGCACACATTTCTTATAAACTTAAGTGGCACAAAGGAAAATAACTTGAAATATCCACAACTATGATTGAGCATGACCAAGCTAAGCCAACTAAACCACACAAAGTGATAACTAGACACCAGCAGACACAATAGATCTCTTAAAAGTAAAAAGCTCGTGAACTTATCATAGAGTGATACCTGAGAAGTAGAGTACTTACTAAGTATAGAACAATACGAGCCTGCATCATATGTATCTATGAAACCAAACTTACAAGAAACACAAAAGAACTCCAAAAGAAGGTTCTAGCTAATCCATAGTtcataaagagagaaaaaatctAAACTAAGACAAAGCACAAGCTATATCATATCTATCTAGATATGGTTCTCTGGTCGCACAGTCGTAATAAGAAGTAGCAAACTAGGGCTCTCCAAATCTTCTAGGTGGTGTCTCCTTTGCTAGTGATCCAAGATATCTACTCGACCCTTGCCTGAGGATGCAGTAACCAAGATACCTGAATGCAACTCCTACAAAGCTTAGGAAAATCTACCTGGAGTAAGGATGGTAACGGCCACTGCCACTATACCCTCCCCTACTTCCATATAAACCTCCTGATCCACCATAACCAGCACCAGTGCCAGATTCGTAAGCAGCACCAGGGCCAGATTCATAACCAGCACCAGGGCCAGATTCATAACCAGCACCAGGGCCAGCTCCCCCATAACCACCTCCACGGCCATATGCTCCTAGCCCACTGCTACTGTATCCCCCACCATAACCACCAGCATACGAGCCAAAACGACTGGAATAACCAAGAGAGGGGTCTCCACGGTAACCACCAAATTCACTACTGCCAAAGTCTCCATATCTACCACCGTATCCATAGTCACCATACCTAGATCCAAATGACCTATAGGAAGCAGGGCCAAAAGCTCCACTGTCAAAACTGTTATATGAATCGGCAAATCCTCCATAACTATCACCATATCCACGCCCCCTAGAATTACTACCATATGCAGGAGCAGAAGCTGGGTTTGAGGGTTTCTTTGGTTCTGCCTTCTTGATCTCAACCTACAACAAAGAAGCAAGTTAACCTAGAAGTTCCACCTGCATAATAGCCCGACAGCTGAGCACTAAAAGATGCATACTCAATGGAGAAACCTACAAACTTATACTCCTTGCATTAAATTATACTACCACATATGCAGCAGCAACTTAAGGCATATAGGTATATGTTAAAAGGAGAAAATTAGGCTGGGGGATGCTATGAAAGCGCAATCCTGAGGATCCACTATGTACACACGACAGCCATGTCCCAGAACATTTGAGATCATGAAGAAATATCCTACAAAACTTACCTGAGTGCCCATCATGTCCATCCTATTTCCATCAGCCAGCAAATTATCAACAACTTCTTCATTGTCAAACACAATAAATCCAAAGCCTCTAGAACGCTTGGACACGTGATCTCGTATGATCTCATACTCTGTTACTTTCCCAAACTTGGAGAAAAAGTTCTTGAATTCATCTGACAATTAATGTACAAGAGACAACAGTTTAAATACTTCAAGCTTAAAGAATACTACTGCAACTGTCAGACAGCAGAACCTGTTAGTATAGAACAAAATGGCACAATGTTACCTTCAATCATGGTAGTTGGAATGCCACCAACAAAAATCTTCCTTGTTTTAAAATCCTTTGAATCAGCAGATCCTTTTGGGATGGTTCTTTTAATCTCAAcctggaaaaaataaaataccacAATTTGTAAGCCACAATCTTTCAAGTACTTCTAATAAGATGATTTTCAGCTGAAGCTAAAGAAAACATGTAATACTCAGAActctaataaataaatgagaCCCACCAACCAAGCTCATAGTCTCACAAGCATATGCTGTGTGCATATTGCAAGGAATCAATAATgtttcaattcaattcaaataaattaagcTGAAAAAATCAATACCACAATTTGCAGGTGcttataataaatatgattttcagCTAAAGCTTAGAAAATCAGTAAAACTTAgaaatctgataaataaatgaaaCCCCTCAACCAAGCTCACGAACTCACAACTCACAAGCATATGTCTACTAACTACAGTACTTTTACATATTGCAAGTAGTCAACAAAATTCACCTTAGTTCTCTAATATTTCAACTCAAATTCGACTACAATTGGACATCAAGAAGGAGCTACATAAAGAACTGAAGCTAAACTACTCACTTGTATAACTAATTAGTACTTATATAACAAAATTAGCAGAATAAGATCAAAAGTTCGATTTCAAAGTATAAAACTGAAGCTAAACTACTCACTTGTTTGTCATTGATAATATGGTTTTCAGCTATAACAGTGTCTACAACTGTTGGATCAGCAAAAGTGATGAACCCAAAACCTCTGGGTCTACCTGTTTGCCTATCTTTCATAATCACCGAGTCTATTATCTCCCCATACTTCTCAAAGTACTTCACAAATTGTTCTACGCAAATTTCATTAACACCCTCGTCAGCAAATCAAAACCCCACTAGCAAGAAACAGTTAATACATCAAAACAAATGTTCAAAAACACTAACCTCGCGTTGTCTCTTTCGCTAGACCTCCAATAAAGATTTTTCTgttcaagaaaaaacaaaaatcccTAATCAATACACATCAAACTTCGTATGTAAAACAATAATTTGGGCAATTCATCTACATCTTTTCCTAAAGAGTTCATTATTTATCCAAccaaaagagaaagaaaaaaaaaacgaacCCAGGACTAGCGCCATCGCCGAAATCGTTCTTCCTGGAACCCATGGAAGAGATTGGGTATTGCAGAATGGTCAGATCTGAGAAAAAATGTAAACGTAAAGCTAGGGTTCGTGGCTGTGTATTTAATATCAGTTGGAATGACAATGGAAGATTGGGGCTTTATGGTGCAATATATACAAAGGCTAGGGTAGGGAGCTTCTAGAAACTTTCTTGCTTTCAATTTTGTAGTTTGGTTTCCCATGTATGATATCCACTTTAGAATcgaattaatttgaattcatatcATATTGGTTAGGCCTATTTGAGGTTAAATACttctgatttaaaaaaaatcatatttagggccgatatcaatttaaattttgtgtgattgttatgaaattgaaatttatgattaatGAACGAGAAGACACATTCACTTCATTACATATTTTAATggtttcatttaatttttattatggtgtcaatgattttttattaacaaaaatgattgaactaaatcaatttttatattttaaaaaataaaattgaaggttacaatataaatttataaatatgctaaataattaagatgaacaatttattttatagaaatatcaaaaaattcttgaaccgaatttatatatatatatatattagcctTGAGGTGAATTTTGTTTAAACgaaatttaatatcaaattCAACGTTGACAACATAAATACTCaacactaatttattttttatgattatctAAACATTAAGTTTTAGCATAGCTGCAAAAGTCATATTCAATTCATAATGTTAGTTGTAGATTACTTGAAATCTCTATAATGAACTACATGAAATGAAACACTTGCTTGATAGAATAGTGATCACATACAACTATAACAAACTCTCTTGTTATGAAAGGATGCTAAAATAGACAAACTTACTTAATCAACAAACTCAATTATAGATTTCAATTTAAATCTAATACAATTTTAGTAGCCTTTTCATAATAACGCCTAGTACATCATAtgattatgatgaaaataataggCATATTGCATTTGATattataaatcaataaaaaatattttatcttattgagatttttggatatttagttatattaaattttatcgaTTGTGATGGAGATGacgttttaaaaaataataaataatcaaggaaaaaaaatctaCTTCTCTCATTGccttttttttgtatttttttgtgtttttgtatTAACTAGTGTACTTATTTGTGCTTCGCgtgaaattaaatatatatttttaaataattgatgtCATTCATTGACTATTTTCAATAAGAagtgtataaaaaataatacaaatcaaGTCATGGTATTGATGTTGTCTATTCagaaaaaattgctaaaaagatattttcaaaCTTTACTTTCCGCTTAACATTGtcgataaaaagaagaaaaacataaaaagtatcttaagaaaaaaaattaaattgattatataACATTATATCAGAGGTTATACTTtgcaatagaaaataaaaaaattgaaatacataatataaaataaaatatatatttataagaaGTCATGATGTCATTAGTAATTTGATGTGTTACTTATCTACTCggttatataaaaattataatagagtgataaaaaaataataatttagagtACATGAAGTGTGAAGTTGTAGAAAGGTCTACCAAGGGTTTGATCAATGTTTGTCCCTAACATATGCTCTCCCTTTCTCTATACATAgcttttcttttgtattttttgtgtatttgtaTTAACTAGTGTACTTATCCGCGCTTCGcgcaaaattaaatatatatttttaaataattgatatcGTTCATTGACTATTTTCAATAAGAagtgtataaaaaataatacaaatcaaGTCATGGTCTTGATGTTGTCTATACAGAAAATTGTACTTTAATTTCTGCTTAACATTAccgataaaaagaagaaaaacataaaaagtatcttaagaaaaaaaagttgattaTATAACATTACATTAGAGGTTATACTTTgcaatagaaaataaaagaattgaaacacataatataaaataaaatgtatatttataagAAGTCATGATGTCATTAGTAATTTGATGTGTTACTTATCTACTcgattatataaaaattatcatagagtgataaaatattaatttttttagagtaCATGAAGTGTGAAGTTGTAGAAAGGTATACCAAGAGTTGGATCAATGTTTGTCTCTAGCATATGTAGAGGAGTGGAAGAGTTTTATAGCATTAATCTAATTATTATTGTAGtcatcactaaaaaaaaaataatatatgataataacTATTCAAAAGATAACTCCTTATGTGAAAAATTAAGATAgataatgtcacgacccagaccattgtgattggcacccacactaatcctccggtgggagaaccattactacaacccaactaacaacttaactaaaaactagggaatttaaagatacggaagcatgtttaaatgacaatataaatggagtccccataaactccaaaaggtttaaacaattaactaaccaaactaatgcggaaattcaacccctagaaccNNGAAAAATTAAGATAgataatgtcacgacccagaccattgtgattggcacccacactaatcctccggtgggagaaccattactacaacccaactaacaacttaactaaaaactagggaatttaaagatacggaagcatgtttaaataacaatataaatggAGTCCctataaactccaaaggtttaaacaattaactaaccaaactaatgcgaaaattcaacccctagaacctgaaagtcatcgtacaaaaactctactaacgacaagtctaagaatatggggtacaaccccaaaactaaacaacaccttaaacaagtagtctgagtctgaaaagagtggacttaaacaagaaagatccatggcagcctgaaagaactggttcacccttgaattcggtcacgttcaatagtcacctagctaaGGTTTATCAATAGCCGCCTAAAGATgtcctatactcaacaaagaacaagcaagtgtagtatcagtacacaaccacaatgtattgataggatcacgcggctatcccaataagcgaaacacatgcaagtaactaggggtgtacatagtTCGgtttaatgaaaaaccaaaccaattatatcggtttattaaatctaaaaaccaaatcaaaccacataaaatcagttttttcggtttttttatttttatttttttggttttttacaactatatggtgtttgaaaaagagatcaaatacaTTTTTACTTACCTGTGTGATAAGATaaacttaaaatatgttaaatgaatagaaatttttgaaaagacggtaaaattcacatgagtacaaaatatattttttgaaatatcaacgttcattatgttaaattaataagattaaagatTACATgcaaactgaatacaaaacaaaatatttacaaagtaaattgttaactttgaatttgaaaaactataacaatataattgtaacttcggatcttaatacaaaataaaaaatttacaaatttcacaagcccaaatttgaagtaaaatataaacattgaaaactataaactaactaaaaatatattaacaaagtagattataaataatattttttatctataaatatagAAACTTTCGcgtatagccactcaaaaatagcttaattacgctccatagctatagtttgctaattatgaTTCGTAGCTAGgcaaattgtatatgtatatttgtcgaattatatatgtatatttgtcaaataattgtatatatgcaactaatatacatatgtatttgtatatctggcgagcgagattaggagagggaggagagaggcgagcgagagagggcagggAGTGGAGAGAgacgaattgtatatgtatatatgttagataattgtatttatatataactgatatacatatgtatttgtatatatggcgagagagattgggagagggaggagagaggctagcgagattgggagagagaggcgagcgagattgggagagaaaGGATAAAGGCGAGTGAGAAAGGTCAGAAAGTGGAGAGAGGCTAATTATATTCGTATATAtgtcatataattgtatatatgtgtataatttgtatttgtatatgtataaaagaggACAAGTGACGTAATTAAAGCTAAAATTAAGCTGCAAgccgtaattaattcaaactataactatattagttaattaactagtatatgtttacttttccgcgtaattttccctaaaaaatatttacaaaattttccaAGCCcagatttgaaataaaatatataaacattgaaaactataaactaactaaaaatatattaacaaagtagattataaataatattttttatctatgaataaaaataaataaataaatatatatatatatatatattatgtcagtttggtttgactttttttcttttaataccaaaccaagagtggtcgtttttttttttcaaccgccaaaccaaccaaaccaaaccacaaattggttttttctttcggtttgacttgtacacccctacaagtaaccacaacattataaacaggcgtataccgaacatatacaatattagtcattttttcaggatcaatgtagcattccacattctcaataatacacataattatcattttagagcaacaaacaatctttcaacctcaatcaccattagatatgaactaatcatcacaagtagatacacaacacaattcaatggtcctctcatgaaactcaattcaatggttctctcatggaacccaaactcaaactgttagtgtaccggttcgtggtacccgatccaacgtttatgccggaacgtggaaactgatcccatatttatgccgaaacgtggcaaccaatctaagttagtgtgtcggaacgtaacacccgatccattcagcaaaccacaatcacaatcacaatgtatattctcaaaatcatacaacaagagatgatttatgacttacaattattcaattatcctcatttacaattagggtgatcaataatgcaacatttgcatacatacatgcattataatgagcaattacaaacatatatcataaCCATCatctacctcgaatccaagcttgaatcccc
This region includes:
- the LOC125875557 gene encoding heterogeneous nuclear ribonucleoprotein 1-like; this translates as MGSRKNDFGDGASPGKIFIGGLAKETTREQFVKYFEKYGEIIDSVIMKDRQTGRPRGFGFITFADPTVVDTVIAENHIINDKQVEIKRTIPKGSADSKDFKTRKIFVGGIPTTMIEDEFKNFFSKFGKVTEYEIIRDHVSKRSRGFGFIVFDNEEVVDNLLADGNRMDMMGTQVEIKKAEPKKPSNPASAPAYGSNSRGRGYGDSYGGFADSYNSFDSGAFGPASYRSFGSRYGDYGYGGRYGDFGSSEFGGYRGDPSLGYSSRFGSYAGGYGGGYSSSGLGAYGRGGGYGGAGPGAGYESGPGAGYESGPGAAYESGTGAGYGGSGGLYGSRGGYSGSGRYHPYSR